The Streptococcus sp. VT 162 genome has a window encoding:
- a CDS encoding O-acetylhomoserine aminocarboxypropyltransferase (catalyzes the formation of L-methionine and acetate from O-acetyl-L-homoserine and methanethiol): MTRDFKFETLQLHAGQVVDPATKSRAVPIYQTTSFVFDDTQEGADLFALRKPGNIYTRITNPTTAAFEERIAALEGGVGALATASGMAAVTYTILALAHAGDHVVAASTIYGGTFNLLKETLPRYGITTTFVDVDNLEEVEAAINDNTKLVLIETLGNPLINIPDLEKLAEIAHKHQIPLVSDNTFATPYLINVFSHGVDIAIHSATKFIGGHGTTIGGVIVDSGRFDWEASGKFPQFVEEDPSYHNLSYTRDVGAAAFIIAVRVQLLRDTGAALSPFNAFLLLQGLETLSLRVERHVQNAEKIVDFLVNHPKVEKVNYPKLADSPYHALAEKYLPKGVGSIFTFHVKGGETEARKVIDNLEIFSDLANVADAKSLVVHPATTTHGQLSEKDLEAAGVTPNQIRLSIGLENVEDLIEDLRLALEKI; encoded by the coding sequence ATGACTCGTGATTTTAAATTTGAAACTCTACAATTACATGCTGGACAAGTAGTTGATCCAGCGACTAAATCTCGTGCAGTACCGATTTATCAAACAACATCCTTTGTTTTTGATGACACGCAAGAAGGTGCCGATTTGTTTGCTTTGAGAAAACCTGGCAATATCTATACTCGTATTACCAACCCTACAACAGCGGCATTTGAAGAAAGAATCGCAGCTCTTGAAGGTGGTGTTGGAGCACTAGCGACAGCATCAGGTATGGCTGCTGTAACCTACACTATTTTGGCGCTTGCTCACGCAGGTGACCATGTGGTGGCTGCATCAACTATTTACGGTGGGACCTTCAACCTCTTGAAGGAAACCCTTCCTCGTTATGGGATTACAACAACCTTTGTGGATGTGGATAATTTGGAAGAAGTAGAAGCAGCTATCAATGACAATACCAAGCTTGTCTTGATTGAAACCTTGGGGAATCCCTTGATTAACATTCCTGACTTAGAAAAATTGGCTGAGATTGCGCATAAACACCAGATTCCTCTCGTTTCGGACAACACTTTTGCCACACCATATTTGATTAACGTCTTCTCTCATGGTGTAGATATTGCCATTCACTCAGCAACCAAGTTTATCGGTGGGCATGGTACGACTATTGGTGGAGTGATTGTCGATAGTGGTCGTTTTGACTGGGAGGCTTCAGGGAAGTTCCCTCAATTTGTTGAGGAAGACCCAAGTTACCATAACTTGAGCTATACTCGTGATGTGGGTGCAGCAGCCTTTATTATCGCTGTTCGTGTTCAATTGCTCCGTGATACAGGTGCTGCCTTGTCGCCATTTAATGCCTTTCTCTTGCTCCAAGGGCTTGAAACTCTCTCTCTTCGTGTTGAACGTCATGTGCAAAATGCAGAGAAAATTGTTGATTTCCTTGTAAATCATCCTAAGGTAGAGAAGGTAAATTATCCAAAACTAGCTGACAGTCCATATCATGCCTTGGCTGAGAAATATTTGCCAAAAGGTGTTGGTTCAATCTTTACCTTCCATGTTAAAGGCGGAGAGACAGAAGCTCGCAAGGTAATTGATAATTTGGAAATCTTCTCTGACCTTGCAAACGTGGCAGATGCCAAATCTCTTGTTGTCCATCCTGCGACAACCACTCACGGTCAATTGTCAGAAAAAGACCTAGAAGCAGCAGGTGTCACACCCAACCAAATCCGCTTGTCTATCGGACTTGAAAATGTAGAGGATTTGATTGAAGATTTGCGCTTGGCCTTGGAAAAAATTTAA
- a CDS encoding formate-nitrite transporter, which yields MVSSEFISKIEFACKKKESLYSQSKFKYAIRSMFAGAFLTFSTAAGAVGADLINKIAPGSGRFLFPFVFAWGLAYIVFLNAELVTSNMMFLTAGSFLKKISWRKTAEILLYCTLFNLIGALIAGWGFAHSAAYANLTHDSFISGVVEMKLGRSNELVLLEGILANIFVNIAILSFVLVKDGGAKLWLVLSAIYMFVFLTNEHIAANFASFAIVKFSVAADSIANFDIPNILRHWGVTFVGNFIGGGLLMGLPYAFLNKNEDTYVD from the coding sequence ATGGTCTCTTCAGAATTTATTTCAAAGATTGAATTTGCTTGTAAGAAGAAAGAAAGTCTTTATAGCCAAAGCAAGTTTAAGTATGCGATTCGTTCCATGTTTGCAGGTGCTTTTCTAACATTTAGTACGGCAGCGGGCGCAGTTGGGGCTGACTTGATTAATAAGATTGCTCCAGGTAGTGGACGTTTTCTTTTCCCATTCGTTTTTGCTTGGGGATTGGCCTACATTGTTTTCTTGAATGCTGAGCTGGTGACTTCGAATATGATGTTTTTGACAGCTGGTAGTTTCTTGAAAAAAATCTCTTGGAGAAAAACAGCTGAGATTTTGCTTTACTGTACCTTGTTCAACCTCATCGGAGCTTTGATAGCAGGTTGGGGCTTTGCCCACTCAGCAGCCTATGCAAATCTAACACATGATAGCTTCATTTCAGGGGTTGTAGAGATGAAGTTAGGCCGTTCCAATGAGCTAGTCTTGCTTGAAGGTATTTTAGCCAATATCTTTGTAAACATTGCCATTCTTTCATTCGTTTTGGTGAAAGACGGTGGAGCCAAACTATGGCTTGTCTTATCAGCAATTTACATGTTTGTATTCTTAACAAACGAACACATTGCTGCGAACTTTGCTTCTTTTGCGATTGTTAAGTTCAGTGTTGCAGCAGACTCAATTGCTAACTTTGACATACCTAATATTCTTCGTCACTGGGGTGTAACCTTTGTCGGGAACTTTATCGGAGGAGGTCTCTTGATGGGCTTACCATACGCCTTCCTCAATAAAAACGAAGATACTTATGTCGATTAA